From the genome of [Limnothrix rosea] IAM M-220:
GAGTATGAATGGCTAAATAAGGATCAAGAACACAGTTTTTTTCTGAATGATAGCGGTCAAAAAACAAGGTTTTCTTTTGGGTTATACAATCGTCAACCTCATGACTGAGTGAATCGTCCGATTACTCTAAAGCCAAAAGAAGTCGGTATGAAGTTGATATTAGTCGTCAAGCCAAACAAATTATCAAGGAGGCTCCTTAAAGATTTAAAGCTCTCATGTGATAGGGGTAAAAGTGAGACCAGCAATCATGAATCAGGGAACACTGGGCATTCTTGATCCATGTATTCTTAAGGTCGGATATAAAATATATCGCATTAACCGTTTTGTAACGTTCTAACACAAGCTGAATTTAAGCTTTAATTCAACAAGAGTTTTCAAGGGCAGGAGTTGCAGGTGATGGCACAGTCTATCGAACAATCATCTTTTTGGGAAACAAAATATCGCTCGGCGGAGTTTCGCTGGGATTTAGGTGAAGCAACACCGCCTTTGGTTGAGTTTTTTGGCCGGCCGATCGCCCCATCAGCGGGAAAAATCATTGCCCTTGGCGCTGGTCGGGGTCATGATGCAGTATTTCTCGCCCAGCAAGGTTTAATGGTGACGGCTGTGGATTTTGCACCATCGGCGATCGCCGCGACACAGAAATTAGCCCAGGCTAAAAACGTGAACCTCACCACCTTAGAACAGGATATTTTTACCTTAGAAAAAAGTTACAAAAATCAGTTTGACTACGTATTTGAGCATACGTGTTTCTGCGCGATCCCGCCGGAACGTCGCCACGACTATGTCCAACTCGTTGCTACTCTTTTGAAACCCGCTGGGACTTTCTATGGCGTGTTCTTTACCCATGGTAGAGCGGGTGGCCCTCCCTTTGGCACGACACCAACGGAAATTGAGCAGCTATTTTCTCCCTATTTCACCGTTAAAACCCTCACTGCCGTCACAAACTCTGTCCCTAGTCGCCAAGGTGACGAGCATTGGGGGATTTTTCGGCGCATGCTCTAAATTGCAGCATGTTAAAAAAACAAGTATTTCCCTGATAGATCAAATCTCCCATAGACAGGCTCTACAGGAGATAAAAAAAAGGAGATTAAAAAAAAGATTTTTCGCGATCAATGTGGCGTGCGACCCTAGAGTTTGGCGTGGGAGCCGTCGCAAAATGGTGGATTTTGGGAATGTTTACAAAGACACATCGCCACTTTTTGCTTTTCTTCTAGGGTGAATTTTTGTGGCGCAAAATCAGTTCCTTGGTGACCACCATCGCAGAAGGGCTGGTTGGCAGAGTGACCGCAGGTACACCAGAAATAATCTCCGGCTTCTAGCTCCATAACCATTGGCTTGGTGTCAGCAATTTTGGGTGTCGGCATGGTTTTTCCTCAAGTGAATAGTATTTTTGTATTGAACACTAATGGTCTGTGGGTCCTAGGGGCAATGTAGGGAGCTACAACCACGATGTCTGATTAGTTTTTGGCCAAAGGGTGTGGGTGCTTGGTGGCAAGGTTTTGGCCTCAGCTCGGCGATCGCCCCCTGAGATATGGCGATTAGGGTAAGTCGAAGAGAATAAACTCGGTCTCTGGAGCTTGGCCTATCACGGTAATTGCCTTTTCTGCTTCGATGCCTGCCCCATCGCCTGCTTTGAGGGGTTGACCGTTAAGGGTTAGGTGGCCGCGGGTAATCTGAATCCAGACGCGGCGATCGCCACCAAGCTCGTGGGTTACTGCCGCTCCCGCCGCCAAGATCGATGCGTACATAAAGGCATTTTGGTGAATTTTGACAGAGCCATCACGTCCATCGGGGGAAGCCACTAACCGCAACTTACCTTGCTTTTCCTCAGGGCTAAAGAACTTTTGTTCATAGCTAGGCTCAATGCCCATTTGGTCGGGCGTAATCCAGATTTGGAGTAAATGCACTGGATTTTGGGGAGAGGGATTAAATTCGCTGTGACGAATGCCGCGCCCTGCACTCATCCGCTGGACATCGCCGGGGCGCATGATGGAGCCGTTGCCAATACTGTCTTTATGCTCCAGTTGCCCTTCTAGGACATAGGTGACAATTTCCATATCGCGGTGGCCGTGGGTACCAAAGCCCTGGGCGGGAGCAATGTAGTCTTCGTTAATGACCCGCAGATTTGAAAAGTTCATGTGGGCAGGATCGTGGTACTGGGAAAACGAAAAGCTAAAGTAGCTATCTAGCCAGTCAAATTTGCCTCTACCGCGTTCTTCAGATGGACGAATTGTAATCATGGGTGACCTCCTTGAAACTTGGGAATTGAGGTTTTGTTTCGTTGTATTTATTCTATTGCCCATCCAAATAAAAGACAATATGGCAATTTTCACTCAAATTGTTTCCAGAAAAGATACAATGAAGTTCTAGGGCGATCGCCGAAATCAGAGGAATAACAAGAATCAATGAACAAGCTTGAAAGTATGTCTGCCTTTGTGCGGGTGGTAGAAGAAGGCAGTTTTGCGGCGGCGGCGCGGAAAATGTTGATGGGGCGATCGGCGGTGAACAAAATGGTGGTGGCTCTGGAAAATAGCTTAAAGGTACAATTGCTCCATCGCAGTACTCGTAAGGTCACGCCGACACCGACTGGACTAGCTTTCTACGAAAAATGTTTGCAAATTCTGGCTGATATTGAAGAAGCGGAATTGTCTGTCTCGCGCTCCCATGGTGAGCCGCAGGGCTTGTTACGGGTGAATGCACCGATGACCTTTGGAACGATGTGTTTTGCACCTGTGCTGGCAGATTTTATGAATCAATATCCGCAATTGCAAGTGCAGCTCACCCTTGAAGATCGCTTTGTGGATGCGATCGCCGAAGGATTTGATCTGTTAATTCGGGTGGCAGAACCGACAGCAAGTGCCAGTCTTATTAGCCATGAGTTATTTCAAACGCAGGTGTTGCTCTGTGCTTCGCCGGCATATTTAGGGCGATCGCCGCATTTACGAACCCCAGAAGATTTAAAAAACCATAACTGCTTGCTCTACGGCTACCAACAAACCAAATCCCAATGGCAAATCGGCGCAGAATCTGTCACGGTTTCGGGATCTTTTTGCTCAAATAATGGAGAAGCTCTGGCGATCGCCGCCAAAAAAGGTCTAGGTGTTGCGCTATTGCCCTGTTTTATTGTGGATTCTTATTTAAAATCTGGGGCATTAAAAATGGTATTGCCGGACTATTGCCAAAAGGTTTTGACAGTCTCGGTGTTGTATCCCATCAACCGTCATCTTTCGACGAAGGTCAAACTCTTCACAGAATTTTTGATAGAGCAGTTTGAGGGCGATCGCCCCTAAGATTCACCACCCAAGATGTAAGACGCGGTGGGAGGATTATTGCTTTTCCCCACCAATTAACATCGAGCAAAACCCATCTTTTTTAGTGTTCCAAATCCCTGCAAGATGGGGTTATGACGGACAGATAATATCTCGATTCACCTCCGTATTTTGGGTCGTCTCCACGTATCCTACGGCTCATCTTTGTGTGGTCATCGCCATGAGGTGCTCAACTAAAGTCAAAGTGTCGTTTGATCTTTTGCCTCCTATCCCAGCATAAAACGATAGATGTGGGAGTGATCAGTTTCCCACGGAATCAAGATGCTGTGAACTGAAAACAGTATGATTCTTGTTTAGGTATTTCTCCCCTAGATTTCTATGAACCTTCTCCGGCGATCGCCGCAATGGCTTAAGCAAATTCGTCGTCCCCAATACCGTTGGGTCTGGTGTATTGCAGCAGCAATCATCTACTTTGCGATTCTTGCATTGCCTCTCGCAGAATTTGATGAAGCTGCCCTCAAGGCCCTTGCAATTTTTGGGGTAACAGCCTTCCTCTGGAGTACCAGTGCTTTACCTGTGGCTGTGACAGGTCTTTTGGTGCTCTTTTTGATTCCTTTTACTGGAGTACTTCCCCCCGAACA
Proteins encoded in this window:
- a CDS encoding methyltransferase domain-containing protein — its product is MAQSIEQSSFWETKYRSAEFRWDLGEATPPLVEFFGRPIAPSAGKIIALGAGRGHDAVFLAQQGLMVTAVDFAPSAIAATQKLAQAKNVNLTTLEQDIFTLEKSYKNQFDYVFEHTCFCAIPPERRHDYVQLVATLLKPAGTFYGVFFTHGRAGGPPFGTTPTEIEQLFSPYFTVKTLTAVTNSVPSRQGDEHWGIFRRML
- a CDS encoding CDGSH iron-sulfur domain-containing protein, producing the protein MPTPKIADTKPMVMELEAGDYFWCTCGHSANQPFCDGGHQGTDFAPQKFTLEEKQKVAMCLCKHSQNPPFCDGSHAKL
- a CDS encoding pirin family protein — its product is MITIRPSEERGRGKFDWLDSYFSFSFSQYHDPAHMNFSNLRVINEDYIAPAQGFGTHGHRDMEIVTYVLEGQLEHKDSIGNGSIMRPGDVQRMSAGRGIRHSEFNPSPQNPVHLLQIWITPDQMGIEPSYEQKFFSPEEKQGKLRLVASPDGRDGSVKIHQNAFMYASILAAGAAVTHELGGDRRVWIQITRGHLTLNGQPLKAGDGAGIEAEKAITVIGQAPETEFILFDLP
- a CDS encoding LysR family transcriptional regulator, whose amino-acid sequence is MNKLESMSAFVRVVEEGSFAAAARKMLMGRSAVNKMVVALENSLKVQLLHRSTRKVTPTPTGLAFYEKCLQILADIEEAELSVSRSHGEPQGLLRVNAPMTFGTMCFAPVLADFMNQYPQLQVQLTLEDRFVDAIAEGFDLLIRVAEPTASASLISHELFQTQVLLCASPAYLGRSPHLRTPEDLKNHNCLLYGYQQTKSQWQIGAESVTVSGSFCSNNGEALAIAAKKGLGVALLPCFIVDSYLKSGALKMVLPDYCQKVLTVSVLYPINRHLSTKVKLFTEFLIEQFEGDRP